From the genome of Oxyura jamaicensis isolate SHBP4307 breed ruddy duck chromosome 2, BPBGC_Ojam_1.0, whole genome shotgun sequence:
TCTAATTTACATCCACAGATCCTGACCACCTGGTGTTCAAGTAATTTTGGACATTAGAAGgatctgtttattttatatattatttatattttatatattatttatatttatttattttaatttatactgCACCTTTTTGCCCAAGAccagaaacagatttttgccGGAAGATAGCAATTATGTCAGAAGAGAGGAATAAGCCCTCCTGGCATGTTAACCTTACACAGTGGTCTTAGCTGTACTTATGCAACTCAGGTAATGGGCAGCAATGTCCTGGGCATACTAGCATAACAAGACCAAAGTCCCCTCACCCCAAAACCCATCCAGCACAGTTAATTCCATGAGGCATCATGCTGGTAGATGTGCCCATAGCCTCTGGGCCTAAGGTACGAGCAGTACTTCAGCTTTGTATTGGGGAAACCAGGCTGTGGGGAGTGAAAATTTGGGACAATACAGCAGGTCTAAGAAGGGGTGGTGATTCAAGCCGCTTACACACATTCATGGTATGTTacatcttcaaataaaataattcagagaaaCACTGATGTAGTtttaaaaggtgattttttgCATTGGTTTACTGCTCCCTTGTCACACTATTTCCCTCCTGTTGTTTCCTGGTGCCTACACTTCCCTTTGGACTGTTATCAGTCCCAGCATCTGGGCTGCATCCCATTCTTATTCACAGCACTTTTACACAAAAAACAGGAGTGTAGGGGCTGTCTCTGCCAGACCCCTGCCTCTGGGCATCTGGCAGGGCTCACTCAGTGTTTCAGAGATTTAAGCACAGACGACAACCTGAGCAGTGATTCTGGGCAAGCGATGTCCAAAGCTGCGGCCCCAGTAATACCAGTCTGCAGAACTATCACCAGCGCCTCTCGGTCAACTACAGCACCTAATTTGGAATAACAGTCTCTCTGATTGCTATTTTCAGGTAATGATCTGAGACACAAAAGAGTAGAAAGGGACAGAAAGAAACTTTCACCATGTCTGATCTGTCTTCAGTACATGCAGCAGCTGTGTGGTTCATGAAGCATGGTGCTGCACGTaccacagcaggagctggctcaCATTTTGTAATCAGAACTGTTCTTGATAATACCTTGGCTGATGTTAATGAGAGTAACTGTGGGTTTCATCAGGTCAATCTCTCCTTTCCGAATCAGGTTGTGTGTCTGAGGTGTCAGACTCAACACCACCATTGCAAAATCTGCCTGCTGGAGCAAATCAACTATCTTCTTACAGTAAATGGCACCAACATCCTGCTGTTCCTGCTCTTTCCTGATGGGGAAACAAAGGATCACACTGCAACACCTACAACCTGAAGGACCTGATTATCCCATTCATGAAACAAACCGGTGGCAGATGAAAGTGTGTTTAGTGTCATCTGGCTGTGTAGGCCCTTCTTCTGCAAGGTAGCAAGTCCTGCTGAAGGGAATGGATTGCATGCTTGCCTCTCAGCCACTGTGGTGCAGGGTCCATTGGCTTATTTTAGTGTCTGTAAGTGGACTGAAGCTAAGCCCTGTGAAGGATGTCAGCACGTGGTCCATTTTCCAGGATTCTCTGTGGGAAAGGTGCATCTCACAGGATACAGTAATCACTCAAAACAGAGCTATCAGGTTCTCGAGAATTCATCCATGTGACCTCTGAGCGTGCTGGTGGTCCTCATCCTGTTGCCATCATCCAGCAAGCCTGTCATTAGTTGATGAGTGGAATCAACAAGAAAATTCTTTGGCAATTTATGATGGGTCCTCGCTGCTCCAGGACTTTCATGAAATAAAGCATTCAACACAAAATGTTACCAAAGTAGACAGAgatttttaatttgaacttttcacagaaaaaaaaaaaaaaaggttattgcAATGATAGGAGACTGCATGTACAGTATTTTGCTCCTGATTGCAAGAGAATGACTTTGAATTATCTCACCCCTTATCTAGAAATACGGAAAGAAgtaacatgaagaaaataacttcagtgtTGCTTAGGACCACGTGTCTCCTAACACatccattttgttgttttcattcggtgttgttgtttcagttttgttgttttctttcaggtcAGCAAACAGTGATTAATCGGGAAAAGACCTGACTGGAATTACAGCCAGTTTTGTAGCACACAGAATGCATCTTGCTTCAGCACACAACCTGGAAATggaaatgtactttaaaatagGTAAGTTTCTTCTGTTGCACTGTGCACTGATAATTCATCATTACACTCTTAAGGTGAATATCATGGAGCAAAACATATTAAATAGAGGGAGATAATGAAGACTAGcaggaaaaatttaaaaataatttgtgctttattttctgtttgtggttTGTAAAGTCTGAACGATCACTTTATAAATTCTGAAGACCTGAAAGAGGGAGTTttctagtattatttttttttttccaatgtggGTTTGCTCAgttgtttttataatttctgaAGTATCAGAAATTCCAAATAAGGCATGAAATCTCTGGCCTCATCCTGCCTTGTGGTTTGGTTAGAGCTAGCTAGAGCAGCAACTCTTCTGCTGCAGTCTATGTATGGAGAAAATCACTCAAAGACTGGTACTGCAGCTTCTCCCTTCAATCAGGGAGGAGTAAAGTTGTCTCAGGGTAGGTCATGGTCTATAGCAGTAAGTATTTGCTCTTCTTCTTGGCTGCACCCAGCCTGATTGCAGATGTCTTAAGTTGTATGTGGGAAGCTTTTTCACCTTTACATCAGAGCCCCTTGCCAAATCTCTAGCAAAGCTCAGATTCCCAGACATGCAATTTAAAAGGGGCAAGTAATAAAGAGTGAAATCCAGTTAAATATTTGGCAAAGTTCTTACTGACTTGAAGAGAAACAAGGTTTTCTCAAGATCGGCAATCATTTAATCAGTCTTCATATTTTCCTAAGTATTCCCTTCCAATTCTTCAATCACTCAGATTTTCAGCAAGATCTGTCCTGAACTTTGacatatgggaaaaaaataaacaaatggcAGAGTTATATGTCACTACAGTAAaacataagaataaaaaaggtacaagcttgattttcctttttctgctcacTTCTCCAGGAAACCTTGGAAATTCTAACATTAACGCTGAATTAATTCTCAAGTGTCGTTTAATCACCAAACGATGCAGTCACAAGACCATTTTGATGCaaccattcttttttttctttcctttaaatcttGGCTGTATTCTTTCATTCCTTGCTGTCCTGACATAGTTCCTTGAAATGGAAATACTGTCTATCTAAAAGGCACTTTCTGCTGTAATTAGAGTCTTTACCTCTGCATCCTGTTATGGTacaaaaatcttaatttcaaaTGCTTTGGATCTCTGTGCAATCTTACACCCATGCCAATGATCCCCACAGTAGTTCCAGTAACTTCAGCTCCTagaaaataagcttcacagTACTCCATACCTGAAGAAACTTCAATATTGTACACAAAAAACATTCcaatatgaaaaatgaatgggCTCTGACAcagaggaacaagaaaaaagactCTGTGCTTGAGGTGCTACTACAACACACATGGTTAACAGTCACAAACACAGTTTTAAATAGCAATGCTTTTTGTAATCTCCTAGGTTATAACCTAATAAATCATCTTTCCCTGCCGTGTGTGAAGTTCCCCACTTATTCTCACTGTGCAACAAAATGCCTTTTGATGTAATCTCCCCTGAAAATCCTTTTAGTGCTTTAGATTCAGAAGAATATTGACCTGTTCTGCATCGGTACTCAAAATAAGTATTGCCAATAACACCGCAGAGGTTGGAAATGTTATGAGGAGAATAACACCAGATGTTGGTCGTGCTATTTAGAATAAGAACAGGTTTCCTGTTCATCTCTGCCACTGCTCTTTGAGAGGGAAATGtgacttctttaaaaatcacttttcagtAATTTCCATAGATTATCTGTTAAACCAGCAAAATTGTGGATGGttacacaaacagaaaataagcttATATGCACAAAGAAACAGAGCTTAGTAGCCTGCTATGAAGGTGAAAGGCTTCTGATGTTTCAGTCTTCCAACATTGCCAGCTCTTCTAAAACATaagcaaaatattattaaagatatatatatatatatatgccgCAGGATAAAAACTCAGTCAAGCCAGAGAAGAACTATTAGAAATGCTGCCAGGGATAGTttatggagaagaaaacaagtcaTTAATCTCCCCTTTAATATGTCTCCTTCTTCTGAAGTAGAAAAAGATCTGGGGGGAGACAAGTATCTCTCCGTTGAGTTTCTATGAATCCTGTGGTAGAGGAGGCAAAGCAAAGGCAGGTAAATTTAATAGGATAAATCTGAAGGATCCATTCCTGAAGCAGAAGACACTCTAACCAAGCCAAGGATAGGTCTATCTGGAAAACAGCAATtagaaataatagtaataataataaatgaaactgGAAAGGATGCTACTAGCAGAAACTGGAGCAGCCTGCCTTGTTAGTCCCCAATGCCCCTTAAATTACTCAATTCCAGCTTCTAAGATGAAGCCCTGTCCACAAATGACAAATTCATGTTTGAATATACTGCGATAAGATTCTGCTCAAGTATTTTCAGCCCAGGCTAGTGACctaagaaaaatgaacttcttTGATTTTATTCAGACCTGGTTGAaatatgtgtttgtgtataaAGTAACaattttgatatatttatgATATATAAAATACAGGAAGTGCTGGAGTTGCCATCCTTGAGGTATTTAAGAGTAATGTGCACGTGACACTTAGgcacatggtttagtggtggacaTGGTAGTGTGAGGTGATGGTTGGCCTTGATCTCACGGGtgttttccaacataaatgattctatgatatcaaaatacaaattatgCTGTTTGCTAACCCAACATacttaatttttacattttattgcaCTACGAATATCTCCAGATAAACAACTCCACTTAAATCAAATTAATGGTATGTAAATCTTGTATGATTTCTAGAAGCtacaaaagaactgaaatattacCTTCCCCTAGTCTTGTAGCAGATGTCATTAACAAAGCCATCCCTGCATCTGCTGTGCAGCTAGATACAGCACATGGTGCATTAGCCATTTTCACATCAAAACTACCTACAAGTTTGAGATCCAGGTGATCCATTCCTACTACCAAATCTGCAATCACTTTCAAGTTTGGCAGGCTCTGATGGAGGTCTTGGTCAATGACTGGTTTGTGCAACCACAGTCAAATTGCTTGGACCTTTTTACTCatatgctttctgttttcaagaattTTCTTCATGGTGATGaggtagaaatgtttttttcagaaactccCTGTGGCCATGCAAGTATCCCAGGTATTCCACCAATTTCATTTACCAAAAGTCCAGAGAGCTCTCCTCCTACCATATCTgcacaaagaagaaagacatAGTATCAGAAGAATTACATATAATTATTTCCAGGCATTTTAAAGAATCATCATTTTCTTGTCCTGTTTCATGACAACTATGACAAGAGATCGTGTAAACCTCATATTTCAATAGGGAGATAAACGAgccaagaaaagaaagcacCTCCTGTAAGTATACCATCAATTACATGCAACTGAGACAGGGAACAAGATAAAGGATGTTGATTCCGAAGGTCTTAGCTAGCACAATTGTATGTTGTATAATTGTATGTAAAAGACTGTATTGGAAGGTAATGAAACCAGCAAGAACTGGTTTGACTGCTGAAGTCtgtcaaagaaaggaagggtCAGGAGTTGAGCAGCGAGGAAGACTTCTGGCCTTCGtcaaaagaccaccagagtaGGCCAGACAACCACCCAAGGACTCCAGTACGCATGCGAATAGGAGCGGGAACCTATGATAATGATTCTTCCTAGACCTGATGAATATGCAAGAGCCTTGCAGGAAATGAGATGAGTACGTATTTGTCCCACTAATATAAGCACACTGCCAGTAACCCTTGGTGTGTGTGTTAGGCAGAGCGATGCCCCCCACACCCAGTGCCCTAATGAAGAATACCTGCTTCATAACTTTGGTTATTGAGTTTTCACTGCGGcacagcaaacaagcaaaatgaacaaaacaagacaaaataaaaaacaactccCCATTATTCACGTAGTGAGGCCTGAACAAGTTCTGTTCCTTAGGGGCTGTAAAGTTTTTTATCACTCTCACCAGGGTCAAAGCATGCAATTATTTCTGATTAATTACTGAGTTTCAGACCATAAGTAGTCTGGTGTATAAATCTCCTTTCCTACCCTGAGATCACAAATTACTCTGTCTAAATATCTTATGTTGAACCAAATCTaaaattcctgaaaataaattcatttcctgaaaataaatagcatgGGTTTGTCATGAACTTTGTGCTACaggttaatttttaaatgctttattgcAGAGATTTTTGCAGCCTCTTGTCCTGAAGAGACACCAGTGACTTCTTAACTGCAATGCCTTCTCTTGAGGCTATCAGAAATTAACAATATAATAGTTGCTTAAGCAAACGTTTTCAAATAAGAACTTAAGCACTTGAattaaaaagtgtgtttttttctccccctcagGAATGAGTGATCATCTGTTTAAGGGTTCAAGGCAGTCTGGGGATAgacagctgtttaaaaaaaaatagacctttTATGGTCACCATTGATTTTCAATAGCAATTCAGTAAAGAGCTGGCCGTGGGGAGAGGACAGGGCACTGTTCAAGGACTGAAAATCTTGGAATCCCCTATAGGAATGCCGACTGTTGCCTTGTTATCAGTATTTCACTATTTACATGTGAATGTCTTGCTCTTAGCCTGTCTAAAGTTACTGTGCTAAATCTTCATTTTACCATCACATCAAGAAGCCTGACCATATTCCTGAATAATGGAAAGTCTTCACAATTGTATGGAggttacaaatattttactgaattttctaattttattgcTTGCTGATAGCAAAGAGAATGCAAGAAAAAAGCCTTTGGCTGGAAGTTAGCCCTGATCACAAATTTTGCTTTAGGCTGTGCCCTCATCCACTTGATTTCACTGTGCCCTCATCCACTTGCTTGAACTACCATTGTTTCATGctcaataaaggaaaaaaaacaaaacaaaaaataaataataataataattaaaacaaacaaacaaaaaacataatttccGTCTGCACAGAGGAACTAAATTTCTTGGGATTTACTCTGGTTTTCAAGGGATCCTGTCAGGTaaatcaaagatattttttcaatgGTTAGCTTCACTTTGACTTAACATGTAGGTGAGGCAGAGTTCGTCTTACAGGAGAAAACCTTAGgacaaaaatcatttcaaaggAGTTTGCTTTGTTGAGAGTTTTGACATCCAAATAGAATATTGAAATATTGGCTAAAAAGAGTTTCAGGATATGGTAACATTTCTCTAGGGCATTGATGCTCAATTCACCTTAAATATATTGTAGTTTCCCACTAACTGCTCAATGCACCCGCTTTTCATTATTGTACTTGCAAGTACTAGGAACAGAACATGGATATTCATTGAAATAATGAAGATATCAAAACACATAACGGCTCAGTCTAAAACCttcaaacaaaaaccttttatcattttttttttatttttcagaattgtaAGTGACAACGCAGGGTAAGTTGAGTGAGATGACAGTTTTGCAGTGTCATGACATCAGCAGTGCAGCATCagttacttttttaaaacttaaaagtGGTACTGTAGGAAATAGTGTCTTCTTATAGACAAGAGATTTAGTAGTGTCATCTGGCCCACATCATTTGGGAAACACTTCACTCGGAATGGGTTGACCATTGAGAACAGCCAGCATATTTGCTATTGCTTCTTCTGCCATCATCTGGATGGCTTGGACTGTTGCAGTTCCAATGTGAGGGGTTATAATgatgttatttaattttaacaaagGATGATCTCtgcaagaaacagaacaaacagaatGCATTACACATGGAATTTACTCTGTTGCTATTACATGCCAGTTGTTAAGAACCAAACCTCAGGAAACAGCAATGGCATGTTGAGGTAAAGGTGCCACATACACAAGACTGGCAGAAAACTGTGGGAAGCTCACTTCCCATTTGTTCTTCCTCTGTACTGGTGTTGTTGTCTAGCTTCTCAGTCAGGTTGGCAAAGAACTTCTAGATTTGGGAAGGGGGCATAGGTTGTCATTTACTTGTGATTGTGCAAGATAAACTGAGGTTCTGGTCTTAAACAGTGAGAAGTCAAGATTATGAGCACACTTTTGCTCAcagtttaaaacatttcagattaacagaatggaaaacagctttctctACCTTGGCAGAGGCTCAGGGTATGTCACgtccagagcagcagccctaATAACGTTATTCTGGAGAGCTTCTACCAATGCATCTTGATCAATAAGTGCACCTGTATTGAAATAATATCTTTCTATCATGACAAGTTaatgaacacattttttacCTGGCAGTGGGAAAAGGTCTCAAGGCTctggtgagaaaaaaataaaggatcttcatttttttagaaACTAGAATGTCTGTCTAGTAACCATTaaccaaaggaaacaaaattagattttatttattaacctTTAATTTGAGGTGTATTATGGTCTAATGCATACGTTTTTTCTGGGGTGTGAGAGATTTTAGTCTTTTCCTCGTTTTGATGCCTacttcctgtatttttctatAGTAATGTTTCCTGTATtattatatgtaaaaaaaataacttaattccTTTGAGCTTTTCACTCTTTTATCTTAGTTTTCTTTACTGCTTTATAGTCTCCCCAGGTCTGCTCTTCCATATACTTGTTCAGTACCAACAGATCTGTAATCTCATGTCAGGTTTCTTTTCTACATAGTTGCTCCAGTAGAAgcttatgtttttctttgtaccACATTTATCATTCAACtttccatgaaaaataatgttatttccACTACGAAAAATGTTGTCTTCAAGTTAAGGCTACAGAGATGCAGAACATCTGCCGGGCATTTCCATATTCCATTTGTCCTTTGAACACATGGTATCTGAATTACGGTAAGTCATTAATTTGTAGATTGCCAGCTATTTTGTGACTCAAACAACACACAGATATCACAGACTGAGGCTGGAGTGTGGAATGCCAACATAATCAGGTAAAACACAACCTTAACTCTGGAGCCATAACCAGTTCTAGTAGATATTTGTACCTCGGCCAATGTTTATAAGAGTGGCTGTGGGTTTCATCAGCCCCAGCTCTTTTTTCCCAATCATTTTGTGAGTCTCAGGAGTCAGGTTCACAACCAGCATAACAAAGTCAGATTGCTGCAGCAAGTCTTCCATCTTCTCACAGTAGTGGGCACCAACTGcctgttcctcctcctctcttctgaaggaaaaatgcataACCAATttgatacaaatattttgaattgaCTTTAACAATCAATCAGTCCTAACAGAGAACTTGAGCAGCCGAAACATGAAGAGGTCTGATGccagaataaaggaaaagacaTTAATAGGAACAGATGGCAGAAGGGAGGGTAGGATGTGGTCTAGAAAGACCAACAGGACTGAGGAATAGTAGGAGGACACTGGTGGAGTTACATAAATGTGAAATCAAAGCACGTAAGTGGTACTAGGTATAGGAGACTGGATATGCAGAAGGTCCCTGTTTCTTTCTCGCCTGCTTCTGTGCCTATACACTCGTTGTAGACTCTCTCCTTGCTTGAGATGTCAGTTAAGTCTTGTGGTAGAAAAGGaatgaaggggaagaaaagaaaggaaactatAAACACATGTGAAGTTAAGATCATTGGCATTAGTGTGGTGACTGAACTGTTTGGGCTGAGGAAAGGGGTGACAGCCTGGGCTGGGccagggatgttgccagaagCCTGAGAGAAAATTTCGGCAGGACAGGGTCTGATTTGCCTGAGCTACATCTTTAAAAAGGTTAGCACAACCCTTGCTCCAAAAGTACCAATAGCTAACTAGAGGGGAGTGAGCACAAAGGTGAGGAggagctgcttcccagcaggagcagcagggaaccAAAGTAAGGATGTGGAGGCATGGTGATATTTCTCATGTGGCTTACAACTGTCACAGATGACTAGGAAGTGCGGGGACACAGACGAGAGCTTCCATCACTGCCCCCAGACTAATTTAATTACACACagtaaacaaacatttttaccTCTGCTTCCTGTTGTGGTACAGGATCTTCATTTCAAAGGCTCTGGCTCTCTGAGCCACTTTATACCCAATTCTGCCCATCCCGATGATCCCAAGAGTCGCCCTGGTAACTTCAACTCCCAGCCAGTCAACAGCAAAATACTTTGTGTGTGGAGAAATTGCTATCTGGGAGCCTGAATGTAAAAACATGCCAAATGGGCACAAACCAATAATAAATTCAGGTTGGGaatcagaggaaaagaaaacatttctcactGTCACAACAGGGTTCAGaagcactgtttaaaaaatgtccTAACTAATTTAAAGAGGAATTTTGACCAGTTTATGGACAGGCCTGGATGGTGCCATTCTCTGCAACAGCCAAGACCAGATCCAGTGACACAGAAGGGCTTCCTGAAGGTGGTATCCTCCTAGGAGGAATTACCTCCTCAGGGAATTAACCTTTAGTGactggaatgtttttttcttaagttcAAAAATAGCTTCTGTGTCATTACCACCCCACAAGCATtgacttcacattttttttagcGGCAGCAAATCTCACCATCTATCTACTGgctcataaaacaaaacagccctACTGCTTGAGTGGGGTTGAAAGTATGCTGCAGATTCCAGCTCTGAAAGGGATCTCTGTGAGTTTTTATACGTCAGACTCGAGGTTCAGCAAGATGCAACAGTGGTAAACCATCAAGGGAAAAGAGGAGTTATTTCATACCGAGGTATGCAGCAATGATAACAGAAATTCCAAGTCCCTCAAGACAGAGACAATCTCttgtctctgtttctctttcttgtctCTACTGACATCTTCCTTCCCCAAAAGGCATTACACAGCAAGGGCATGGGGAGAAAGATCTACATTTAAGCACATAACTTAAGGTTGGTGGTACTGTTTGGAATAACATATCAAAAGGATTACCAGCTGTTTCACTAATAGTGCTGGTGCTACTCTCAAAATAAAGCCCATTGGTTTAGACAAACTCTTcacagaagcaggaaaaaatgaagagctaTACTAATTCCTGCTCTAGAGATGTGGACATGGCCAGCTCTAGATGCTTTGTACTTTCCTGTACCTCCTGACACTTGTGacaaagggaaacagaaaaatggtgACATTTGTTTTGGATGCGTTTTGTATTCAGTTTTTACAGCTATAAACAACACGCACAGTGAATACCCTATGCTGAATTAAGGCCTAGGCATTATTCCAAACAGGGTGTCATACACGACTTCAAAGTATGTAATGAAATGATGGTCTTAATCCTGTCACTATTGCCTTAAAAAGAAGTGGGacatgagaaaagaaaacagagtcCTCAGAAAGTTTTTCTCATGTAAAGCATCCCCAGTATTGATTCTGACAGATCATCTGTAACATAGGAATGTGAGATATGCCAAAGAAATACGTAAgatccaggaaaaaataaaatattaccttCAACTAGTCTTCTGGCAGAGGCCAGCATCAAGGCCATTCCTATGTCTGCTGTAGAGTCAGCAACGGCATGTGGGGTATTGGTGACTTTCACACCAAagttagaaataattttcaagttTAAATGATCCACTCCAACCCCAGAGTTTCCAATTACCTTTAAGTTAGGCAAACTTTCTAGAAGTTCCTGGTCAACAGTTGGCCTGCACTCAGACACAAAAATGGATTGGatttttttgctcatttcttttttgttttcaagaaattCCTTCATGGTGATAAggcaaaagtgttttttcaaaAGTGCTACAATGTTTTCTTGCACACCATAAGTTCCTCCAATATCCAGAATCAAAAGACCCGGCAACTCCTGTTCTGACATGGCCTACAATAGAGGAATAGGAGAAATATGCTATTGTTTAGCAGAAGATCCTTAAAACAGTGATGGTGTATCAATCATTTAAATTCACATCCATAAAACAGGAAAGTAATGGAACCTAATACTCTTTTTAATAATACAGAATGAATCCACCACCATGTGATACTAGCATGCTCTTACATTAG
Proteins encoded in this window:
- the LOC118162170 gene encoding LOW QUALITY PROTEIN: putative 2-hydroxyacid dehydrogenase SH0752 (The sequence of the model RefSeq protein was modified relative to this genomic sequence to represent the inferred CDS: deleted 2 bases in 2 codons; substituted 1 base at 1 genomic stop codon); protein product: MVGGELSGLLVNEIGGIPGILHGHREFLKKHFYLITMKKILENRKHMSKKVQAIXLWLHKPVIDQDLHQSLPNLKVIADLVVGMDHLDLKLVGSFDVKMANAPCAVSSCTADAGMALLMTSATRLGEGYNIEVSSGMEYCEAYFLGAEVTGTTVGIIGMGVRLHRDPKHLKLRFLYHNRMQRKEQEQQDVGAIYCKKIVDLLQQADFAMVVLSLTPQTHNLIRKGEIDLMKPTVTLINISQGAVVDREALVIVLQTGITGAAALDIACPESLLRLSSVLKSLKH
- the LOC118162165 gene encoding probable 2-ketogluconate reductase isoform X1, whose protein sequence is MLRSKAFNLLKCIQLMSGQPKLAYKGIHPVIASHGHRSHRSVAYKQRYKTGAGSAGGRTLSAPQTKAMSEQELPGLLILDIGGTYGVQENIVALLKKHFCLITMKEFLENKKEMSKKIQSIFVSECRPTVDQELLESLPNLKVIGNSGVGVDHLNLKIISNFGVKVTNTPHAVADSTADIGMALMLASARRLVEGSQIAISPHTKYFAVDWLGVEVTRATLGIIGMGRIGYKVAQRARAFEMKILYHNRKQRREEEEQAVGAHYCEKMEDLLQQSDFVMLVVNLTPETHKMIGKKELGLMKPTATLINIGRGALIDQDALVEALQNNVIRAAALDVTYPEPLPRDHPLLKLNNIIITPHIGTATVQAIQMMAEEAIANMLAVLNGQPIPSEVFPK
- the LOC118162165 gene encoding probable 2-ketogluconate reductase isoform X2, giving the protein MLRSKAFNLLKCIQLMSGQPKLAYKGIHPVIASHGHRSHRSVAYKQRYKTGAGSAGGRTLSAPQTKAMSEQELPGLLILDIGGTYGVQENIVALLKKHFCLITMKEFLENKKEMSKKIQSIFVSECRPTVDQELLESLPNLKVIGNSGVGVDHLNLKIISNFGVKVTNTPHAVADSTADIGMALMLASARRLVEGSQIAISPHTKYFAVDWLGVEVTRATLGIIGMGRIGYKVAQRARAFEMKILYHNRKQREEEEQAVGAHYCEKMEDLLQQSDFVMLVVNLTPETHKMIGKKELGLMKPTATLINIGRGALIDQDALVEALQNNVIRAAALDVTYPEPLPRDHPLLKLNNIIITPHIGTATVQAIQMMAEEAIANMLAVLNGQPIPSEVFPK
- the LOC118162165 gene encoding probable 2-ketogluconate reductase isoform X3, which produces MSEQELPGLLILDIGGTYGVQENIVALLKKHFCLITMKEFLENKKEMSKKIQSIFVSECRPTVDQELLESLPNLKVIGNSGVGVDHLNLKIISNFGVKVTNTPHAVADSTADIGMALMLASARRLVEGSQIAISPHTKYFAVDWLGVEVTRATLGIIGMGRIGYKVAQRARAFEMKILYHNRKQRREEEEQAVGAHYCEKMEDLLQQSDFVMLVVNLTPETHKMIGKKELGLMKPTATLINIGRGALIDQDALVEALQNNVIRAAALDVTYPEPLPRDHPLLKLNNIIITPHIGTATVQAIQMMAEEAIANMLAVLNGQPIPSEVFPK